In Nicotiana tabacum cultivar K326 chromosome 17, ASM71507v2, whole genome shotgun sequence, one DNA window encodes the following:
- the LOC107796207 gene encoding cullin-3A-like isoform X1 — protein MSAQKKRNFQIEAFKHRVVVDPKYAEKTWKILEHAIHEIYNHNASGLSFEELYRNAYNMVLHKFGEKLYSGLVSTMTSHLKEIAKSIEAAQGGLFLEELNRKWAEHNKALQMIRDILMYMDRTFIPSTHKTPVHELGLNLWRDHIIHSSKIQKRLQDTLLELVQHERTGEVINRGLMRNVIKMLMDLGSSVYQEDFEKPFLEVSADFYRLESQQFIECCDCGDYLKKAEKRLNEEIERVSHYLDAKSESKITNVVEKEMIESHMHRLVHMENSGLVNMIVDDKYEDLGRMYNLFRRVPTGLALIRDVMTSHIREIGKQLVTDPERLKDPVDFVQRLLDEKDKHDKIISSAFNNDKTFQNALNSSFEYFINLNPRSPEFISLFVDDKLRKGLKGVTEEDVEIVLDKVMMLFRYLQEKDVFEKYYKQHLAKRLLSGKTVSDDAERSLIVKLKTECGYQFTSKLEGMFTDMKTSQDTMQGFHAAVGAEITDGPSLTVQVLTTGSWPTQSVTTCNLPPEILGVCDKFKTYYLGTHTGRRLSWQTNMGTADLKATFGKGQKHELNVSTYQMCILMLFNNADRLSYKEIEQATEIPASDLKRCLQSLACVKGKNVLRKEPMSKDIVEDDAFYFNDKFSSKFYKVKIGTVVAQKESEPEKQETRQRVEEDRKPQIEAAIVRIMKSRRVLDHNNIVAEVTKQLNSRFLPNPVVIKKRIESLIEREFLERDKTDRKLYRYLA, from the exons ATGAGTGCACAGAAGAAGAGAAATTTCCAGATAGAGGCGTTTAAGCATCGGGTCGTTGTGGATCCGAAATATGCTGAAAAAACATGGAAGATCCTAGAGCATGCGATTCATGAGATTTACAATCACAACGCCAGTGGTCTTAGTTTCGAAGAGCTCTATAG AAATGCATATAACATGGTCCTACACAAATTTGGGGAGAAGCTCTATTCAGGACTTGTATCAACTATGACATCACATTTGAAGGAAATTGCAAAATCTATTGAAGCTGCTCAGGGAGGTTTGTTTCTGGAAGAACTGAATCGAAAATGGGCAGAGCATAACAAGGCATTGCAAATGATTCGAGATATTTTAATGTATATGGATAGAACTTTCATTCCCAGTACACATAAAACACCTGTTCATGAGCTTGGTTTGAATTTATGGAGAGACCATATCATCCACTCTAGCAAAATCCAGAAAAGGCTTCAGGACACACTTCTTGAACTTGTTCAGCATGAGAGGACTGGTGAAGTGATAAACAGGGGTTTGATGAGGAATGTAATAAAAATGCTAATGGATTTAGGTTCTTCAGTATACCAAGAAGATTTTGAAAAGCCTTTCCTTGAAGTCTCAGCAGATTTTTATCGGCTTGAGTCTCAGCAATTCATTGAGTGCTGTGATTGTGGGGATTATCTGAAGAAAGCTGAGAAACGTCTCAACGAAGAGATTGAAAGAGTGTCCCACTATTTGGATGcaaaaagtgaatccaaaattACTAATGTGGTGGAGAAAGAGATGATCGAAAGCCATATGCACAGGTTGGTTCATATGGAGAACTCAGGCTTAGTGAATATGATCGTAGATGACAAGTATGAAGATTTAGGAAGGATGTACAACTTGTTCCGTAGAGTGCCAACTGGACTTGCACTGATTAGAGATGTCATGACTTCTCATATTAGAGAAATTGGTAAGCAGCTTGTCACTGATCCAGAAAGGTTAAAGGATCCTGTAGACTTTGTGCAGAGGCTTTTGGATGAGAAGGATAAGCATGATAAGATCATAAGTTCAGCATTTAACAATGACAAAACATTCCAGAATGCCCTCAATTCCTCATTTGAGTACTTTATTAATCTGAATCCACGATCACCAGAGTTCATTTCCTTATTTGTGGATGACAAACTTCGGAAAGGACTGAAAGGGGTTACTGAGGAGGATGTAGAGATTGTATTGGATAAAGTGATGATGCTTTTTCGCTACCTTCAGGAGAAAGATGTGTTTGAGAAGTACTACAAGCAGCACTTGGCAAAGAGACTTCTCTCAGGCAAGACAGTATCTGATGACGCTGAGAGAAGTTTGATAGTTAAGCTTAAAACAGAATGCGGGTACCAGTTCACATCAAAACTGGAAGGCATGTTTACTGACATGAAGACCTCACAAGATACAATGCAGGGTTTTCATGCTGCTGTGGGTGCTGAGATCACGGATGGTCCTTCACTCACAGTCCAGGTCCTTACTACTGGGTCCTGGCCAACACAGTCCGTTACTACTTGCAATCTTCCTCCTGAAATTTTGGGGGTCTGTGATAAGTTCAAGACATACTATCTCGGCACTCATACAGGTAGGAGGTTGTCATGGCAGACAAATATGGGGACTGCTGATTTGAAAGCTACATTTGGAAAGGGACAAAAGCATGAACTTAACGTTTCCACTTACCAGATGTGCATCCTTATGCTGTTCAACAATGCTGATCGGTTGAGTTACAAAGAAATTGAGCAGGCTACAGAAATACCAGCTTCAGATTTAAAGAGGTGCTTACAATCTCTTGCATGCGTTAAGGGGAAGAATGTTTTGAGGAAGGAACCAATGAGCAAGGATATTGTTGAGGATGATGCTTTTTACTTCAATGATAAATTCTCTAGCAAGTTCTACAAGGTAAAGATAGGTACTGTTGTTGCACAAAAGGAGTCAGAGCCTGAAAAACAGGAGACTAGACAAAGAGTGGAGGAGGACCGGAAACCACAGATTGAGGCAGCAATAGTCAGAATCATGAAATCTCGGAGGGTGCTCGATCACAACAATATAGTTGCTGAGGTCACGAAGCAGCTAAATTCTCGCTTCCTGCCAAACCCAGTTGTCATAAAGAAACGAATTGAGTCTTTGATTGAGCGGGAATTCTTGGAGAGAGATAAAACAGATAGGAAGTTATATCGTTACCTGGCTTGA
- the LOC107796207 gene encoding cullin-3A-like isoform X2, which translates to MRFMRFTITTPVVLVSKSSIVSGICRNAYNMVLHKFGEKLYSGLVSTMTSHLKEIAKSIEAAQGGLFLEELNRKWAEHNKALQMIRDILMYMDRTFIPSTHKTPVHELGLNLWRDHIIHSSKIQKRLQDTLLELVQHERTGEVINRGLMRNVIKMLMDLGSSVYQEDFEKPFLEVSADFYRLESQQFIECCDCGDYLKKAEKRLNEEIERVSHYLDAKSESKITNVVEKEMIESHMHRLVHMENSGLVNMIVDDKYEDLGRMYNLFRRVPTGLALIRDVMTSHIREIGKQLVTDPERLKDPVDFVQRLLDEKDKHDKIISSAFNNDKTFQNALNSSFEYFINLNPRSPEFISLFVDDKLRKGLKGVTEEDVEIVLDKVMMLFRYLQEKDVFEKYYKQHLAKRLLSGKTVSDDAERSLIVKLKTECGYQFTSKLEGMFTDMKTSQDTMQGFHAAVGAEITDGPSLTVQVLTTGSWPTQSVTTCNLPPEILGVCDKFKTYYLGTHTGRRLSWQTNMGTADLKATFGKGQKHELNVSTYQMCILMLFNNADRLSYKEIEQATEIPASDLKRCLQSLACVKGKNVLRKEPMSKDIVEDDAFYFNDKFSSKFYKVKIGTVVAQKESEPEKQETRQRVEEDRKPQIEAAIVRIMKSRRVLDHNNIVAEVTKQLNSRFLPNPVVIKKRIESLIEREFLERDKTDRKLYRYLA; encoded by the exons ATGCGATTCATGAGATTTACAATCACAACGCCAGTGGTCTTAGTTTCGAAGAGCTCTATAG TATCTGGCATCTGCAGAAATGCATATAACATGGTCCTACACAAATTTGGGGAGAAGCTCTATTCAGGACTTGTATCAACTATGACATCACATTTGAAGGAAATTGCAAAATCTATTGAAGCTGCTCAGGGAGGTTTGTTTCTGGAAGAACTGAATCGAAAATGGGCAGAGCATAACAAGGCATTGCAAATGATTCGAGATATTTTAATGTATATGGATAGAACTTTCATTCCCAGTACACATAAAACACCTGTTCATGAGCTTGGTTTGAATTTATGGAGAGACCATATCATCCACTCTAGCAAAATCCAGAAAAGGCTTCAGGACACACTTCTTGAACTTGTTCAGCATGAGAGGACTGGTGAAGTGATAAACAGGGGTTTGATGAGGAATGTAATAAAAATGCTAATGGATTTAGGTTCTTCAGTATACCAAGAAGATTTTGAAAAGCCTTTCCTTGAAGTCTCAGCAGATTTTTATCGGCTTGAGTCTCAGCAATTCATTGAGTGCTGTGATTGTGGGGATTATCTGAAGAAAGCTGAGAAACGTCTCAACGAAGAGATTGAAAGAGTGTCCCACTATTTGGATGcaaaaagtgaatccaaaattACTAATGTGGTGGAGAAAGAGATGATCGAAAGCCATATGCACAGGTTGGTTCATATGGAGAACTCAGGCTTAGTGAATATGATCGTAGATGACAAGTATGAAGATTTAGGAAGGATGTACAACTTGTTCCGTAGAGTGCCAACTGGACTTGCACTGATTAGAGATGTCATGACTTCTCATATTAGAGAAATTGGTAAGCAGCTTGTCACTGATCCAGAAAGGTTAAAGGATCCTGTAGACTTTGTGCAGAGGCTTTTGGATGAGAAGGATAAGCATGATAAGATCATAAGTTCAGCATTTAACAATGACAAAACATTCCAGAATGCCCTCAATTCCTCATTTGAGTACTTTATTAATCTGAATCCACGATCACCAGAGTTCATTTCCTTATTTGTGGATGACAAACTTCGGAAAGGACTGAAAGGGGTTACTGAGGAGGATGTAGAGATTGTATTGGATAAAGTGATGATGCTTTTTCGCTACCTTCAGGAGAAAGATGTGTTTGAGAAGTACTACAAGCAGCACTTGGCAAAGAGACTTCTCTCAGGCAAGACAGTATCTGATGACGCTGAGAGAAGTTTGATAGTTAAGCTTAAAACAGAATGCGGGTACCAGTTCACATCAAAACTGGAAGGCATGTTTACTGACATGAAGACCTCACAAGATACAATGCAGGGTTTTCATGCTGCTGTGGGTGCTGAGATCACGGATGGTCCTTCACTCACAGTCCAGGTCCTTACTACTGGGTCCTGGCCAACACAGTCCGTTACTACTTGCAATCTTCCTCCTGAAATTTTGGGGGTCTGTGATAAGTTCAAGACATACTATCTCGGCACTCATACAGGTAGGAGGTTGTCATGGCAGACAAATATGGGGACTGCTGATTTGAAAGCTACATTTGGAAAGGGACAAAAGCATGAACTTAACGTTTCCACTTACCAGATGTGCATCCTTATGCTGTTCAACAATGCTGATCGGTTGAGTTACAAAGAAATTGAGCAGGCTACAGAAATACCAGCTTCAGATTTAAAGAGGTGCTTACAATCTCTTGCATGCGTTAAGGGGAAGAATGTTTTGAGGAAGGAACCAATGAGCAAGGATATTGTTGAGGATGATGCTTTTTACTTCAATGATAAATTCTCTAGCAAGTTCTACAAGGTAAAGATAGGTACTGTTGTTGCACAAAAGGAGTCAGAGCCTGAAAAACAGGAGACTAGACAAAGAGTGGAGGAGGACCGGAAACCACAGATTGAGGCAGCAATAGTCAGAATCATGAAATCTCGGAGGGTGCTCGATCACAACAATATAGTTGCTGAGGTCACGAAGCAGCTAAATTCTCGCTTCCTGCCAAACCCAGTTGTCATAAAGAAACGAATTGAGTCTTTGATTGAGCGGGAATTCTTGGAGAGAGATAAAACAGATAGGAAGTTATATCGTTACCTGGCTTGA